In the Mastacembelus armatus chromosome 2, fMasArm1.2, whole genome shotgun sequence genome, one interval contains:
- the LOC113127299 gene encoding uncharacterized protein LOC113127299 isoform X3 — MRSQKLGFLRSLLCKWQSQATLIGKLVLPVLLLIRLVTLGSAVQTAWLDDDEFTCDTQQPGCTESCYDAFIPLVPTRLWTLQLVLVLAPGLVFLCYLIHLTNQENRVRREDDEVKGHALGVYIACMVSVILVEVGFLVAQSLLYGFSMNVYLLCGAPPCPHRVECTMPSAQQKTVYLLIMFTASCVSVVLSLVELGCVLLRFKPWLRQPDRAKALQSGSVVEQSQSFLSDLLNLWHSHAGLLGKTILPVLQLIRLVIVGAAVKPVWHNDLKNFVCNSAQPGCSQAAFSLVSAFSLHQYWTLQVVLVLAPGLVFFCYLVHLIIMRKKVNRQVLGAYLGLLSAVILLEVGFAVGQALGFGFSLSTTVIAVTSTCSYRINCYVSHATEKSLFMVIMFSVGCLSGLLTLVEMTVTKTEEGAEEGEAMAKTPEQKQPEHLGTADWLSCQEGGRLYRGQ, encoded by the exons ATGAGGAGCCAGAAGTTGGGTTTCCTGAGGAGCCTGCTGTGCAAATGGCAATCCCAAGCAACTCTCATCG GTAAATTGGTGCTGCCTGTGCTCCTGCTCATCAGACTGGTGACACTGGGAAGTGCAGTGCAGACAGCCTGGCTGGATGATGATGAGTTTACCTGTGACACACAGCAGCCAGGCTGTACAGAGAGCTGTTACGATGCCTTCATACCTCTGGTTCCTACACGTCTGTGGACACTTCAG ctggttctggttctggctcCTGGTCTTGTTTTCCTCTGCTACCTGATCCACCTCACAAACCAGGAGAACCGG GTGAGGAGGGAAGAtgatgaggtcaaaggtcatgcTCTGGGAGTGTACATTGCCTGCATGGTTTCTGTAATACTGGTAGAG GTTGGATTTCTCGTGGCACAGTCACTACTCTACGGTTTCTCTATGAACGTTTACCTTCTGTGTGGAGCACCTCCATGTCCTCACCGGGTAGAGTGTACCATGCCCAGTGCGCAGCAGAAGACAGTATACTTGCTCATCATGTTTACAGCGTCCTGCGTCTCGGTTGTGCTCAGCCTGGTGGAGTTGGGCTGTGTGCTGCTAAGATTCAAGCCTTGGCTGAGGCAGCCGGACAGAGCAAAGGCCCTTCAGTCTGGATCAGTGGTCGAGCAAAGCCAGAGTTTCCTGAGTGACCTGCTGAACCTCTGGCACTCCCATGCAGGTCTCTTAG GTAAAACCATTCTCCCGGTGTTGCAGTTGATCCGGCTTGTTATTGTCGGGGCAGCGGTCAAGCCAGTTTGGCACAATGACTTAAAAAACTTCGTTTGTAATTCTGCACAACCGGGCTGCAGCCAAGCTGCCTTCAGTCTAGTCTCTGCCTTCTCTTTGCATCAGTACTGGACCCTGCAG GTGGTTCTTGTTTTGGCTCCTGGTCTGGTTTTCTTCTGTTACCTGGTCCACCTCATCATCATGAGAAAAAAG GTTAACAGGCAGGTACTTGGGGCATATTTGGGCCTGTTGTCAGCTGTCATTCTGCTGGAG GTGGGATTTGCAGTGGGGCAGGCTTTGGGTTTTGGTTTCTCCCTGTCCACCACTGTCATAGCAGTCACCAGTACATGTTCCTACAGAATCAATTGTTACGTCTCTCATGCAACAGAGAAGTCACTTTTCATGGTCATCATGTTCTCCGTGGGGTGTCTGTCAGGCCTGCTGACTCTGGTGGAGATG ACAGTTACTAAAACTGAAGAAGGTGCTgaagagggagaggccatgGCAAAAACACCAGAACAAAAGCAGCCTGAACACCTCGGGACTGCAGATTGGCTCAGTTGTCAGGAAGGAGGCAGACTCTACAGAGGACAATGA
- the LOC113127299 gene encoding gap junction alpha-8 protein-like isoform X1 translates to MRSQKLGFLRSLLCKWQSQATLIGKLVLPVLLLIRLVTLGSAVQTAWLDDDEFTCDTQQPGCTESCYDAFIPLVPTRLWTLQLVLVLAPGLVFLCYLIHLTNQENRVRREDDEVKGHALGVYIACMVSVILVEVGFLVAQSLLYGFSMNVYLLCGAPPCPHRVECTMPSAQQKTVYLLIMFTASCVSVVLSLVELGCVLLRFKPWLRQPDRAKALQSGSVVEQSQSFLSDLLNLWHSHAGLLGKTILPVLQLIRLVIVGAAVKPVWHNDLKNFVCNSAQPGCSQAAFSLVSAFSLHQYWTLQVVLVLAPGLVFFCYLVHLIIMRKKVNRQVLGAYLGLLSAVILLEVGFAVGQALGFGFSLSTTVIAVTSTCSYRINCYVSHATEKSLFMVIMFSVGCLSGLLTLVEMLFTDG, encoded by the exons ATGAGGAGCCAGAAGTTGGGTTTCCTGAGGAGCCTGCTGTGCAAATGGCAATCCCAAGCAACTCTCATCG GTAAATTGGTGCTGCCTGTGCTCCTGCTCATCAGACTGGTGACACTGGGAAGTGCAGTGCAGACAGCCTGGCTGGATGATGATGAGTTTACCTGTGACACACAGCAGCCAGGCTGTACAGAGAGCTGTTACGATGCCTTCATACCTCTGGTTCCTACACGTCTGTGGACACTTCAG ctggttctggttctggctcCTGGTCTTGTTTTCCTCTGCTACCTGATCCACCTCACAAACCAGGAGAACCGG GTGAGGAGGGAAGAtgatgaggtcaaaggtcatgcTCTGGGAGTGTACATTGCCTGCATGGTTTCTGTAATACTGGTAGAG GTTGGATTTCTCGTGGCACAGTCACTACTCTACGGTTTCTCTATGAACGTTTACCTTCTGTGTGGAGCACCTCCATGTCCTCACCGGGTAGAGTGTACCATGCCCAGTGCGCAGCAGAAGACAGTATACTTGCTCATCATGTTTACAGCGTCCTGCGTCTCGGTTGTGCTCAGCCTGGTGGAGTTGGGCTGTGTGCTGCTAAGATTCAAGCCTTGGCTGAGGCAGCCGGACAGAGCAAAGGCCCTTCAGTCTGGATCAGTGGTCGAGCAAAGCCAGAGTTTCCTGAGTGACCTGCTGAACCTCTGGCACTCCCATGCAGGTCTCTTAG GTAAAACCATTCTCCCGGTGTTGCAGTTGATCCGGCTTGTTATTGTCGGGGCAGCGGTCAAGCCAGTTTGGCACAATGACTTAAAAAACTTCGTTTGTAATTCTGCACAACCGGGCTGCAGCCAAGCTGCCTTCAGTCTAGTCTCTGCCTTCTCTTTGCATCAGTACTGGACCCTGCAG GTGGTTCTTGTTTTGGCTCCTGGTCTGGTTTTCTTCTGTTACCTGGTCCACCTCATCATCATGAGAAAAAAG GTTAACAGGCAGGTACTTGGGGCATATTTGGGCCTGTTGTCAGCTGTCATTCTGCTGGAG GTGGGATTTGCAGTGGGGCAGGCTTTGGGTTTTGGTTTCTCCCTGTCCACCACTGTCATAGCAGTCACCAGTACATGTTCCTACAGAATCAATTGTTACGTCTCTCATGCAACAGAGAAGTCACTTTTCATGGTCATCATGTTCTCCGTGGGGTGTCTGTCAGGCCTGCTGACTCTGGTGGAGATG CTTTTCACAGATGGTTAG
- the LOC113127299 gene encoding gap junction Cx32.2 protein-like isoform X2: MRSQKLGFLRSLLCKWQSQATLIGKLVLPVLLLIRLVTLGSAVQTAWLDDDEFTCDTQQPGCTESCYDAFIPLVPTRLWTLQLVLVLAPGLVFLCYLIHLTNQENRVRREDDEVKGHALGVYIACMVSVILVEVGFLVAQSLLYGFSMNVYLLCGAPPCPHRVECTMPSAQQKTVYLLIMFTASCVSVVLSLVELGCVLLRFKPWLRQPDRAKALQSGSVVEQSQSFLSDLLNLWHSHAGLLGKTILPVLQLIRLVIVGAAVKPVWHNDLKNFVCNSAQPGCSQAAFSLVSAFSLHQYWTLQVVLVLAPGLVFFCYLVHLIIMRKKVNRQVLGAYLGLLSAVILLEVGFAVGQALGFGFSLSTTVIAVTSTCSYRINCYVSHATEKSLFMVIMFSVGCLSGLLTLVEMLLKLKKVLKRERPWQKHQNKSSLNTSGLQIGSVVRKEADSTEDNEDSTKLNIQSEII, translated from the exons ATGAGGAGCCAGAAGTTGGGTTTCCTGAGGAGCCTGCTGTGCAAATGGCAATCCCAAGCAACTCTCATCG GTAAATTGGTGCTGCCTGTGCTCCTGCTCATCAGACTGGTGACACTGGGAAGTGCAGTGCAGACAGCCTGGCTGGATGATGATGAGTTTACCTGTGACACACAGCAGCCAGGCTGTACAGAGAGCTGTTACGATGCCTTCATACCTCTGGTTCCTACACGTCTGTGGACACTTCAG ctggttctggttctggctcCTGGTCTTGTTTTCCTCTGCTACCTGATCCACCTCACAAACCAGGAGAACCGG GTGAGGAGGGAAGAtgatgaggtcaaaggtcatgcTCTGGGAGTGTACATTGCCTGCATGGTTTCTGTAATACTGGTAGAG GTTGGATTTCTCGTGGCACAGTCACTACTCTACGGTTTCTCTATGAACGTTTACCTTCTGTGTGGAGCACCTCCATGTCCTCACCGGGTAGAGTGTACCATGCCCAGTGCGCAGCAGAAGACAGTATACTTGCTCATCATGTTTACAGCGTCCTGCGTCTCGGTTGTGCTCAGCCTGGTGGAGTTGGGCTGTGTGCTGCTAAGATTCAAGCCTTGGCTGAGGCAGCCGGACAGAGCAAAGGCCCTTCAGTCTGGATCAGTGGTCGAGCAAAGCCAGAGTTTCCTGAGTGACCTGCTGAACCTCTGGCACTCCCATGCAGGTCTCTTAG GTAAAACCATTCTCCCGGTGTTGCAGTTGATCCGGCTTGTTATTGTCGGGGCAGCGGTCAAGCCAGTTTGGCACAATGACTTAAAAAACTTCGTTTGTAATTCTGCACAACCGGGCTGCAGCCAAGCTGCCTTCAGTCTAGTCTCTGCCTTCTCTTTGCATCAGTACTGGACCCTGCAG GTGGTTCTTGTTTTGGCTCCTGGTCTGGTTTTCTTCTGTTACCTGGTCCACCTCATCATCATGAGAAAAAAG GTTAACAGGCAGGTACTTGGGGCATATTTGGGCCTGTTGTCAGCTGTCATTCTGCTGGAG GTGGGATTTGCAGTGGGGCAGGCTTTGGGTTTTGGTTTCTCCCTGTCCACCACTGTCATAGCAGTCACCAGTACATGTTCCTACAGAATCAATTGTTACGTCTCTCATGCAACAGAGAAGTCACTTTTCATGGTCATCATGTTCTCCGTGGGGTGTCTGTCAGGCCTGCTGACTCTGGTGGAGATG TTACTAAAACTGAAGAAGGTGCTgaagagggagaggccatgGCAAAAACACCAGAACAAAAGCAGCCTGAACACCTCGGGACTGCAGATTGGCTCAGTTGTCAGGAAGGAGGCAGACTCTACAGAGGACAATGAAGACTCCACTAAACTCAACATCCAAAGTGAAATAATATAA